A genomic stretch from Corynebacterium kutscheri includes:
- a CDS encoding ExeM/NucH family extracellular endonuclease has translation MHNKYLYVRLKRVTLPILVSSLIATGFAPVAQATPSDTSTVVTDSQLEKITDNTDDPDYVPDFSEDIDSPPPDDPDGSEEAEKDETKTANAAHPDSSITPIAEIQGTSAESPLLKQQVTTQGIVTAAYPEGGFRGFYIQTPGTGKTEKHSGDASDGLYVYLGKNEKKLKTMPKVGDSVIVRGQVVEFKELTQLNNPVVTISDTAFEPVVPIQVTNIPAGDIREAYEGMLVQPTGAHTVTSNYTLNTYGTIGLALGDSAYRQATDFIAPGRKAAEIMAQQAAEQFTLDDGRGVNYLYSDKNTPLPYIAQDNATVIKSLRTGDPVSFQHPVIVDYRFDQWNFQPTTPITGNTAGVDLPITWTESREAELGRVDNVAGQYSLASFNVLNYFTTLGETKGCKSNNDRHGNPVTAKCSAVRGAHTHNAFADQQRKIVAAINRLNVDVLGLEEIENTETTGSGDRDYALKNLVDALNAAAGSQRWAYVASPETRGDNEDLIRVAFIYNPATIKPVGQSHIFNDDAFTGKARQPLAQEFSAIKDEKARFVVVVNHFKSKGSVIDNDQDTGDGQGNNATVRRKQSEALIKHLKSHTEWNNSPVFILGDLNSYSREDAVTTIEKAGFSNIAEKYDAGISYQFSGRLGSLDHALGNEAAMKLVRGAEVWDINSDEPVAFEYALRNFNAVDFYQDNVFRSSDHDPIKVGFDLFEKQSQPQDPDDSSSAKPGVWKTILAVLSATALISGVIAFLANMLFPGFKDMLNRLSS, from the coding sequence ATGCATAACAAGTATCTCTATGTCCGGTTAAAAAGAGTAACTCTTCCTATTCTGGTAAGCAGCCTTATAGCTACCGGATTTGCTCCTGTAGCGCAGGCAACTCCTTCTGATACCAGTACAGTTGTCACAGACAGCCAGCTTGAGAAAATAACAGACAACACGGATGATCCCGATTATGTCCCGGATTTCAGCGAAGACATAGACTCACCGCCACCCGATGATCCTGATGGTTCTGAGGAAGCAGAAAAAGATGAGACTAAGACAGCAAATGCTGCTCACCCAGATTCCAGCATCACCCCTATTGCTGAAATTCAAGGAACCAGTGCAGAAAGTCCGCTGCTCAAACAACAAGTAACCACCCAAGGTATTGTGACTGCGGCTTATCCAGAAGGTGGTTTCCGTGGCTTTTATATCCAAACACCCGGAACCGGTAAAACGGAAAAGCACAGCGGTGATGCTTCCGATGGGCTGTATGTTTACCTGGGAAAGAATGAGAAAAAACTAAAAACAATGCCTAAAGTTGGGGATTCTGTCATAGTGCGTGGACAGGTCGTCGAATTTAAAGAGCTCACCCAGCTTAACAACCCCGTGGTTACCATAAGCGATACTGCCTTTGAACCAGTGGTACCGATCCAGGTAACCAATATTCCTGCCGGTGATATTCGAGAAGCGTATGAAGGTATGCTGGTACAACCTACTGGTGCTCATACAGTTACTAGTAACTACACCTTAAATACATACGGCACTATTGGTCTTGCCCTAGGAGATTCCGCGTATCGTCAAGCCACTGACTTTATTGCACCAGGGCGAAAAGCTGCCGAGATCATGGCTCAGCAAGCTGCTGAACAATTTACGCTTGATGACGGACGCGGCGTTAACTACTTGTACAGCGATAAAAACACCCCCTTGCCTTATATCGCACAAGATAATGCCACCGTTATTAAATCATTGCGTACCGGTGATCCAGTAAGTTTCCAGCACCCAGTAATTGTGGATTATCGTTTTGACCAGTGGAATTTCCAGCCAACTACGCCGATTACCGGTAATACCGCTGGGGTTGATTTGCCCATTACCTGGACAGAATCACGTGAGGCAGAACTAGGTAGAGTCGATAATGTTGCTGGTCAATATTCACTTGCTAGCTTCAATGTGCTCAATTACTTCACCACCTTGGGCGAGACTAAAGGGTGTAAATCGAATAATGATCGCCACGGCAACCCAGTCACGGCAAAGTGTTCTGCGGTACGCGGTGCACATACCCACAACGCATTTGCAGATCAGCAGCGTAAAATTGTTGCCGCAATCAACCGACTTAATGTTGATGTGTTAGGTCTCGAAGAAATTGAAAACACTGAAACCACTGGATCAGGTGATCGTGATTATGCACTCAAGAACTTAGTTGATGCGCTTAATGCAGCGGCTGGTTCACAGCGGTGGGCATATGTTGCTTCACCAGAAACTCGTGGCGATAACGAAGATCTTATCCGGGTCGCCTTTATTTATAATCCCGCCACCATTAAACCAGTAGGTCAGTCTCATATCTTTAATGATGATGCCTTTACCGGCAAAGCTCGTCAACCATTAGCACAGGAATTTTCGGCAATTAAAGATGAAAAGGCACGTTTTGTTGTAGTAGTTAACCACTTCAAGTCCAAGGGTTCAGTTATTGATAATGACCAGGACACCGGCGATGGTCAGGGCAATAATGCCACTGTTCGTCGTAAGCAATCCGAGGCATTAATCAAACATCTGAAATCACATACTGAATGGAATAATTCGCCGGTCTTTATTTTAGGTGACCTTAATTCTTATAGTCGCGAAGATGCAGTAACCACCATCGAAAAAGCTGGTTTTAGTAATATTGCTGAGAAATATGACGCTGGTATTTCTTATCAGTTTAGTGGTCGGCTAGGTTCGCTCGATCATGCGTTAGGCAATGAGGCTGCGATGAAGCTTGTGCGTGGTGCTGAGGTGTGGGATATTAACTCCGATGAACCGGTTGCATTTGAATATGCACTGCGTAATTTCAATGCCGTGGATTTCTACCAGGACAATGTGTTCCGTTCTTCCGACCACGATCCAATCAAGGTTGGTTTTGACCTCTTTGAAAAACAGTCTCAGCCACAAGACCCTGATGATTCCTCAAGTGCCAAGCCTGGCGTATGGAAGACAATTTTGGCGGTTCTTTCCGCAACTGCGCTGATCAGTGGTGTTATTGCTTTCCTGGCTAATATGCTTTTCCCC